From a region of the Paraburkholderia hospita genome:
- a CDS encoding glycoside hydrolase family 15 protein: MPRQAEKTATPRAARRDDTAEAAQTEARGASAARDDGELDFRSGFTRATRRRYRGETLILETDFETPDGAVTLIDFMPPGNGWSEMVRIVVGKRGTVKMRMELVLRFDYGFSIPWVSRLARESGIKAIAGPDTVALRTPVDLRGENMKTVAEFTVSEGERVPFSLTYSESHLNIPPARDPHSALARTENYWLEWSSRGTVEGKYATAIRRSLLTLKALAYEPTGGIVAAPTTSLPEKIGGARNWDYRYVWLRDATITLLAMMRGGYYEEARAWRSWLGRVMAGSPEQLQIMYGLAGERRLPEFEIDWLPGYENSKPVRIGNNAVGQLQLDVYGEVMNALHLARVGGLQADETAWNVQCAMLLHLETIWQERDEGIWETRGGRQHFTFSKVMAWVAFDRAIKSAEKFDLPAPLEHWYEVRAQIHSDVCAKSWNAQLNAFTQTYGGDELDASVLLMPLLGFLPPSDPRITGTVNAIEKDLMHDGFVMRYRTTEFDDGLPPGEGTFLACSFWMVDNLALQGRIDDAREMYERLLSLANDVGLLAEEYDPVGGRLVGNFPQGFSHVALVHTGLNLMKHEQEMAHATGQPPHDGESGEGGQPPSGTPDADIPSSPVV; encoded by the coding sequence GTGCCGCGCCAGGCAGAGAAGACCGCCACACCGCGCGCGGCGAGGCGAGATGACACGGCTGAGGCAGCGCAAACGGAAGCGCGTGGCGCGTCAGCGGCCCGCGACGACGGCGAACTGGACTTCAGGAGCGGTTTTACGCGCGCGACGCGCCGCCGTTATCGCGGCGAAACATTGATCCTCGAAACCGACTTCGAGACGCCCGACGGCGCCGTCACGCTGATCGACTTCATGCCGCCCGGCAACGGCTGGTCGGAGATGGTCCGGATCGTCGTCGGCAAGCGCGGCACCGTGAAGATGCGCATGGAACTCGTGCTGCGCTTCGACTATGGCTTCTCGATTCCATGGGTCAGCCGCCTCGCGCGCGAGAGCGGCATCAAGGCGATCGCCGGTCCGGACACCGTCGCGCTGCGCACGCCTGTCGACCTGCGCGGCGAGAACATGAAAACGGTCGCCGAGTTCACCGTATCGGAAGGTGAACGCGTGCCGTTTTCGCTGACTTACAGCGAGTCGCATCTGAACATCCCGCCCGCCCGTGATCCGCACTCGGCCCTTGCCCGCACTGAGAACTACTGGCTCGAATGGTCGTCGCGCGGCACCGTCGAGGGCAAGTACGCGACCGCCATCCGCCGCTCGCTGCTGACGCTGAAGGCGCTCGCCTACGAGCCGACGGGCGGCATCGTCGCCGCGCCGACCACGTCGCTGCCGGAGAAGATCGGCGGCGCGCGTAACTGGGACTACCGTTACGTGTGGTTGCGCGACGCAACGATCACGCTGCTCGCGATGATGCGCGGCGGCTACTACGAAGAGGCGCGCGCGTGGCGTTCGTGGCTGGGCCGCGTGATGGCCGGCTCGCCCGAGCAGTTGCAGATCATGTATGGCCTCGCGGGCGAGCGGCGGCTACCCGAGTTCGAAATCGACTGGCTGCCGGGTTATGAGAACTCGAAGCCCGTGCGCATCGGCAACAACGCGGTCGGGCAATTGCAGCTGGACGTGTACGGCGAAGTGATGAACGCGCTGCATCTGGCGCGTGTCGGCGGTTTGCAGGCGGACGAAACCGCGTGGAACGTGCAGTGCGCGATGTTGCTGCACCTCGAAACGATCTGGCAGGAACGCGACGAAGGCATCTGGGAAACGCGCGGCGGCCGCCAGCACTTCACGTTCTCGAAGGTGATGGCCTGGGTCGCGTTCGATCGCGCGATCAAATCGGCGGAAAAATTCGATCTGCCCGCGCCGCTCGAACACTGGTACGAGGTGCGCGCGCAGATTCACTCGGACGTCTGCGCGAAAAGCTGGAATGCGCAGCTCAATGCGTTCACGCAGACCTATGGCGGCGACGAACTCGACGCGAGTGTGCTGCTGATGCCGCTGCTCGGCTTTTTACCGCCTTCGGACCCGCGCATCACCGGCACCGTCAACGCCATCGAGAAAGACCTGATGCACGACGGCTTCGTGATGCGCTACCGCACGACTGAATTCGACGACGGCCTGCCGCCCGGCGAAGGGACGTTTCTCGCCTGCAGCTTCTGGATGGTCGACAACCTCGCGCTGCAGGGGCGCATCGACGACGCGCGCGAGATGTACGAGCGGCTGCTGTCGCTCGCGAACGACGTCGGGCTGCTCGCGGAGGAATACGATCCCGTCGGCGGACGGCTTGTCGGGAATTTCCCACAGGGGTTTTCCCATGTGGCCCTCGTTCACACTGGACTGAATCTCATGAAACACGAGCAGGAGATGGCACACGCGACCGGTCAGCCGCCGCATGACGGCGAAAGTGGAGAAGGCGGTCAGCCGCCCTCTGGCACGCCTGATGCTGATATCCCGTCATCACCTGTCGTCTAA
- a CDS encoding polyhydroxyalkanoate depolymerase: MLYQIHEFQRALLSPLTAWAQAASKSFANPASPLAYVPGATRLSAGYELLYRLGKDYEKPEFNLHQIVKDGHNIPIVEQTIVEKPFCRLMRFKRYSDDSDAVTQLKEEPVVLVCAPLSGHHSTLLRDTVKTLLQDHKVYITDWIDARMVPIEDGTFDLDDYIAYIQEFIRHIGAKNLHVISVCQPTVPVLAAISLMASRGEDTPRTMTMMGGPIDARKSPTAVNSLATQHSTEWFENNVIYNVPPNYPGFGRKVYPGFLQHTGFVAMNPERHAASHWDFYQSLLRGDEEDAEAHRRFYDEYNAVLDMAAEYYLQTIRVVFQEFSLAEGTWEVNGELVRPQDITKTALFTIEGELDDISGSGQTRAAHELCTGIPEKDRRHFTAEKCGHYGIFSGRRWRTIIYPQLRDFILEHTPKATTRKTEERVEA; the protein is encoded by the coding sequence ATGCTCTATCAAATCCACGAATTCCAGCGGGCTCTTTTGAGCCCGCTCACCGCCTGGGCTCAGGCTGCCTCGAAATCGTTTGCGAATCCGGCCAGTCCGCTCGCCTATGTGCCGGGCGCCACACGCCTGTCCGCTGGCTACGAGCTGCTGTACCGTCTCGGCAAGGACTACGAGAAGCCCGAGTTCAACCTGCACCAGATCGTCAAGGACGGCCACAACATTCCCATCGTCGAGCAGACGATCGTCGAGAAGCCGTTTTGCCGGCTGATGCGCTTCAAGCGCTATTCGGACGACAGCGACGCTGTGACGCAGCTGAAGGAAGAACCCGTCGTACTGGTGTGCGCGCCGCTGTCGGGTCACCATTCCACGCTGCTGCGCGACACCGTTAAGACGTTGCTGCAGGATCACAAGGTGTACATCACGGACTGGATCGATGCGCGCATGGTGCCGATCGAAGACGGTACGTTCGATCTCGACGATTACATCGCGTATATCCAGGAATTCATCCGCCACATCGGCGCGAAGAATCTGCACGTGATCTCGGTGTGCCAGCCTACCGTTCCCGTGCTCGCCGCCATTTCGCTGATGGCGAGCCGCGGCGAAGACACGCCGCGTACGATGACGATGATGGGCGGCCCGATCGACGCGCGTAAAAGCCCCACGGCCGTCAATTCGCTGGCAACGCAGCATTCGACCGAATGGTTCGAGAACAACGTCATTTACAACGTGCCGCCGAACTATCCGGGCTTCGGCCGTAAGGTGTATCCGGGTTTTCTGCAGCACACGGGCTTTGTCGCGATGAATCCGGAACGTCACGCGGCTTCGCACTGGGACTTCTATCAGAGCCTTCTGCGCGGTGACGAAGAGGATGCGGAAGCGCACCGCCGTTTCTATGACGAATACAACGCGGTGCTCGACATGGCCGCGGAATACTATCTGCAGACCATCCGCGTCGTGTTTCAGGAGTTCAGTCTCGCGGAAGGCACGTGGGAAGTGAACGGCGAGCTGGTGCGCCCGCAGGACATCACGAAGACCGCCCTCTTCACGATCGAAGGCGAACTCGACGACATCTCCGGCAGCGGCCAGACGCGCGCCGCGCATGAGCTGTGCACGGGCATCCCGGAAAAGGATCGCCGCCATTTCACGGCGGAAAAGTGCGGGCACTACGGCATCTTCTCGGGCCGTCGCTGGCGCACCATCATCTATCCGCAGTTGCGCGACTTCATCCTCGAGCACACGCCGAAGGCGACCACACGCAAGACGGAAGAGCGCGTCGAAGCGTAG
- a CDS encoding TetR family transcriptional regulator: MNQPKIKRDPEGTRRRILLAAAEEFANGGLFGARVDQIARRAETNERMLYYYFGSKEQLFTAVLEHAFSALTEAERTLDLAGVAPVEAVTRLAHFVWDYYRDHPELLRLVNNENLHEARYMQKSTRIREMISPIVATLGSILERGQRAGLFRTNVDPLRFYVTLSGMGYYIVSNRFTLEATLGRDFSAAAERSEVIQMNTEILLAYLMRR, from the coding sequence ATGAATCAGCCGAAAATCAAAAGAGATCCTGAAGGCACCCGTCGCCGCATTCTGCTCGCGGCAGCCGAAGAGTTCGCGAATGGTGGGTTGTTCGGCGCACGCGTCGACCAGATCGCCCGCCGCGCGGAGACCAATGAACGCATGCTCTACTACTACTTCGGTAGCAAGGAGCAGCTATTCACGGCAGTCCTCGAACACGCGTTCAGCGCGCTCACGGAAGCCGAGCGCACGCTCGATCTCGCAGGCGTCGCGCCTGTCGAGGCCGTCACGCGGCTCGCGCATTTCGTGTGGGATTACTATCGCGACCACCCCGAATTGCTGAGACTCGTGAACAACGAGAATCTGCACGAGGCGCGCTATATGCAGAAGTCCACGCGCATCCGCGAAATGATCTCACCGATCGTTGCCACACTGGGATCGATACTCGAGCGCGGCCAGCGCGCCGGCCTGTTTCGCACGAACGTCGATCCGCTGCGCTTCTATGTGACGCTGTCGGGGATGGGCTACTACATCGTCTCGAACCGCTTCACGCTCGAAGCCACACTGGGTCGCGACTTCAGCGCAGCGGCCGAGCGCAGCGAAGTGATCCAGATGAACACTGAGATCCTGCTCGCGTATCTGATGCGTCGCTAA
- the rsxB gene encoding electron transport complex subunit RsxB, giving the protein MTESKTFADLIEDLLPQTQCTKCGYPDCRAYALAIAQGEASYNQCPPGGAEGVARLAKLLGKPAIPLNLDHGVERARPVAFIDESLCIGCTLCMQACPVDAIVGAPKQMHTMVAELCTGCDLCVPPCPVDCIEMIPVTGDKTGWDAWSQPQADAARTRHDGRRARLAAEREAAEARAAAKRAAAVSASSPAPAAPVVGPAPTEATVEAVEAAAAPVADAEAKKRAIIQAALERARAKKAENAAQGLGPRNTTAISAETQAQIDEAEARRRRLGIANDNSESAPKQDVDQPKKS; this is encoded by the coding sequence GTGACAGAATCCAAAACATTCGCGGATCTCATCGAAGATCTGCTGCCCCAGACACAATGCACGAAGTGCGGCTATCCCGACTGCCGCGCTTACGCCTTGGCCATCGCGCAGGGCGAGGCCAGCTACAACCAGTGCCCGCCCGGCGGCGCGGAAGGCGTCGCGCGGCTCGCGAAGCTGCTCGGCAAGCCCGCGATTCCCCTCAATCTGGACCATGGCGTCGAGCGGGCGCGGCCCGTCGCGTTCATCGACGAGAGCCTGTGCATCGGCTGCACGCTGTGCATGCAGGCCTGCCCCGTCGATGCAATCGTCGGCGCACCGAAGCAGATGCACACGATGGTCGCCGAACTGTGCACGGGCTGTGACCTGTGCGTGCCGCCCTGCCCCGTCGACTGCATCGAGATGATCCCCGTCACGGGCGACAAGACGGGCTGGGATGCGTGGAGCCAGCCACAGGCCGACGCCGCGCGCACGCGTCACGACGGTCGCCGCGCGCGTCTCGCTGCGGAGCGCGAAGCGGCAGAAGCGCGCGCGGCAGCCAAACGCGCGGCGGCGGTATCGGCGAGTTCGCCGGCCCCGGCGGCGCCCGTCGTTGGCCCCGCCCCAACAGAAGCGACAGTCGAAGCGGTCGAAGCAGCCGCCGCGCCCGTCGCCGACGCCGAAGCGAAGAAACGCGCGATCATCCAGGCCGCGCTCGAACGTGCTCGCGCGAAGAAGGCGGAAAACGCCGCGCAAGGTCTCGGTCCCAGGAATACGACCGCGATCAGCGCAGAAACGCAAGCGCAGATCGACGAAGCCGAGGCACGCCGTCGCCGGCTGGGCATCGCTAACGACAATTCCGAATCCGCACCCAAGCAAGACGTCGATCAACCCAAAAAGTCCTGA
- the nth gene encoding endonuclease III: protein MNATKRRAIYETLQSLNPHPTTELEYSTPFELLIAVMLSAQATDVSVNKAMRRMFPVANTPQKVFDLGEEGVADYIKTIGLYRTKAKNVIATCRILLDQYGGEVPDGREALESLPGVGRKTANVVLNTAFGQPTIAVDTHIFRVANRTGLAPGKDVRAVELALEKFTPAEFLQDAHHWLILHGRYVCKARRPECWHCVIEPLCEFKPKTPPPDL, encoded by the coding sequence ATGAACGCGACCAAACGACGTGCGATCTACGAGACGCTCCAGAGCCTGAACCCGCATCCGACGACCGAACTGGAATACTCGACACCGTTCGAGTTGCTGATCGCCGTGATGTTGTCCGCGCAAGCAACGGACGTCTCCGTGAACAAGGCGATGCGCCGGATGTTTCCCGTCGCCAACACGCCGCAGAAGGTGTTCGACCTCGGCGAGGAAGGCGTCGCCGACTACATCAAGACGATCGGCTTGTATCGCACGAAAGCGAAGAACGTGATCGCGACGTGCCGCATCCTGCTCGACCAGTACGGCGGCGAAGTGCCCGACGGGCGCGAAGCGCTGGAGAGCCTGCCGGGCGTGGGCCGCAAGACGGCGAACGTCGTGCTGAACACGGCATTCGGCCAGCCGACCATCGCCGTCGATACACACATCTTTCGGGTTGCCAACCGAACGGGCCTCGCGCCAGGCAAGGACGTACGCGCCGTCGAACTGGCGCTGGAAAAATTCACGCCCGCCGAGTTCCTGCAGGATGCGCATCACTGGCTGATTCTGCACGGGCGCTATGTGTGCAAGGCGCGTCGGCCGGAATGCTGGCATTGCGTGATCGAGCCGCTGTGCGAATTCAAGCCGAAGACGCCGCCGCCCGATCTCTAA
- a CDS encoding DUF1841 family protein, which produces MFNPSRDEVRRFFTDTWRKQRAGEILTPLEAIAADWIIEHPEYHAELKDAEAASAQDYSPERGQTNPFLHLSMHLAISEQLSIDQPPGIRAAHDRLAARLGSTHDAQHAIMECLGETIWEAQRTNTPPDTDAYLQRIERRATRD; this is translated from the coding sequence ATGTTCAATCCCAGCCGCGACGAAGTCCGCCGTTTTTTCACCGACACCTGGCGCAAGCAGCGCGCGGGTGAAATCCTGACGCCGCTCGAAGCGATCGCCGCCGACTGGATCATCGAGCATCCCGAGTATCACGCCGAGCTCAAGGACGCCGAGGCCGCCTCGGCGCAGGACTACTCGCCCGAACGTGGGCAAACCAATCCATTCCTGCATCTGTCGATGCATCTCGCGATCAGCGAGCAGCTGTCGATCGATCAGCCGCCCGGCATTCGCGCCGCGCACGACCGGCTCGCCGCGCGCCTCGGCTCCACGCACGACGCGCAGCACGCGATCATGGAGTGCCTGGGCGAAACGATCTGGGAAGCGCAGCGCACCAACACGCCGCCCGATACGGACGCCTATCTGCAGCGCATCGAGCGCCGCGCGACGCGCGACTGA
- a CDS encoding c-type cytochrome, with protein sequence MKKHPHALHTVVKAACATLALAGFVVASNAHAADAANGKALSDSHNCAACHGPNLNKPVTPEYPKLAGQHADYIYWALRQYQMGTGNPHLGRNNAIMQAQVQSLSPSDMKDIAAYIESLDGDLVQKK encoded by the coding sequence ATGAAGAAGCATCCCCACGCACTTCATACGGTGGTCAAGGCTGCATGCGCGACGCTCGCGCTGGCCGGTTTTGTCGTCGCATCGAACGCGCACGCGGCGGATGCCGCCAACGGCAAGGCGCTCTCCGATAGCCACAACTGCGCGGCCTGCCACGGCCCGAATCTGAACAAGCCCGTGACGCCGGAATATCCGAAGCTCGCCGGTCAGCACGCGGACTACATCTACTGGGCGCTGCGCCAGTATCAGATGGGCACGGGCAACCCGCACCTCGGCCGCAACAACGCGATCATGCAGGCGCAGGTGCAAAGCCTGTCGCCAAGCGACATGAAGGACATCGCCGCGTACATCGAATCGCTGGACGGCGACCTCGTGCAGAAGAAGTAA
- a CDS encoding c-type cytochrome, with the protein MNKFVGKHVVVAAMSVAAGFAATLAATAQAADIVGDAKAGQGKVAMCIGCHGIPDYRTAYPEVYRVPMLGGQNRTYLENALHAYKKGDRHFDTMHAIAVTLTDQDIADIAAYYSVQTASSKNNPDK; encoded by the coding sequence ATGAACAAATTCGTTGGCAAACATGTCGTGGTCGCTGCCATGTCGGTGGCCGCGGGTTTTGCGGCAACTTTGGCGGCAACTGCGCAGGCAGCGGATATCGTGGGCGACGCCAAGGCGGGCCAGGGCAAGGTCGCGATGTGCATCGGCTGTCACGGTATTCCCGACTATCGTACGGCTTACCCCGAGGTGTACCGGGTGCCGATGCTGGGCGGCCAGAACCGGACCTACCTCGAAAACGCGCTGCACGCGTACAAGAAGGGCGACCGCCATTTCGACACGATGCATGCGATCGCTGTGACACTGACCGACCAGGACATCGCCGACATCGCCGCGTATTACTCGGTGCAGACGGCCTCTTCGAAGAATAATCCCGACAAATGA
- a CDS encoding AAA family ATPase: MRFEGSSQYVATDDLKLAVNAAMTLKRPLLIKGEPGTGKTMLAEEVAAALDMPLLQWHIKSTTKAQQGLYEYDAVSRLRDSQLGDERVKDIRNYIVKGVLWQAFESDEQSVLLIDEIDKADIEFPNDLLRELDRMEFYVYETRELVKAKHRPLVIITSNNEKELPDAFLRRCFFHYIKFPDPSTMQQIVEVHYPGIKQELLRAAMESFFELRNVSGLKKKPSTSELLDWLKLLLAEDIPPEALRSKDQKQIVPPLHGALLKNEQDVSLFERLVFMNRNNR; the protein is encoded by the coding sequence ATGCGTTTCGAAGGCTCATCGCAATACGTCGCCACCGACGACCTCAAGCTCGCGGTCAATGCCGCGATGACGCTCAAGCGGCCACTGCTGATCAAAGGCGAGCCGGGCACGGGCAAGACGATGCTCGCAGAGGAAGTGGCAGCGGCCCTCGACATGCCGCTGTTGCAATGGCACATCAAGTCCACCACGAAGGCACAGCAGGGTCTGTACGAATACGACGCCGTATCGCGCCTGCGCGATTCGCAGCTCGGCGACGAGCGCGTGAAAGACATTCGCAACTACATCGTCAAGGGCGTGCTGTGGCAGGCGTTCGAGTCGGATGAACAATCGGTGCTGCTGATCGACGAAATCGACAAGGCCGACATCGAGTTTCCGAACGACCTGCTGCGCGAGCTCGACCGCATGGAGTTCTACGTCTACGAGACGCGCGAGTTGGTGAAGGCGAAGCACCGGCCGCTCGTCATCATCACGTCGAACAACGAAAAGGAGCTGCCTGACGCATTCCTGCGCCGCTGCTTCTTCCACTACATCAAGTTCCCCGATCCGTCGACGATGCAGCAGATCGTCGAAGTCCACTATCCGGGCATCAAGCAGGAATTGCTGCGCGCCGCGATGGAAAGCTTCTTCGAGCTGCGCAACGTGTCGGGCCTGAAGAAGAAGCCGTCCACCTCCGAACTGCTCGACTGGCTCAAGCTCCTGCTCGCCGAAGACATTCCGCCCGAAGCGCTGCGCTCGAAGGATCAGAAGCAGATCGTGCCGCCGCTGCATGGCGCGCTGCTGAAGAACGAACAGGACGTGAGCCTGTTCGAGCGGCTCGTGTTCATGAACCGCAACAACCGCTGA
- a CDS encoding vWA domain-containing protein yields the protein MLIDFFYTLRAAKLPVSVKEYLTLLEALKESVIQPSLDEFYYLARMTLVKDEQYFDKFDQAFGAYFNGVAQKADLALDVPLDWLKKKLQRDLSPEEKAQIEKMGGLDKLMERLKELLDEQKGRHEGGNKWIGTGGTSPFGNGGYNPEGIRIGGESSGSRTATKVWDQRAYRDYDDQVEIGTRNIKVALRRLRRFAREGAAEELDLPDTIRSTAANAGWLDLKMVPERHNNVKVLMLLDVGGSMDDHIKRTEELFSAAKAEFKHLEFYYFHNCVYDFLWKNNRRRHVERMATWDVLHKFTPDYKLIFVGDATMSPYEVLQAGGSVEYNNAEAGAVWLRRLADHFPHHAWLNPEPEGLWEYRQSVSVIREVLGHRMYPLTLAGLETAMRTLSK from the coding sequence ATGCTGATCGACTTTTTCTACACGCTGCGCGCCGCGAAGCTGCCCGTTTCCGTGAAGGAATACCTGACGCTGCTCGAAGCGTTGAAGGAAAGCGTGATCCAGCCGTCGCTGGACGAGTTCTACTATCTCGCGCGCATGACGCTCGTGAAGGACGAGCAGTATTTCGACAAGTTCGATCAGGCGTTCGGCGCGTATTTCAACGGCGTTGCGCAGAAGGCCGATCTCGCGCTGGACGTGCCGCTCGACTGGCTGAAAAAGAAGCTGCAACGCGATCTCAGCCCGGAAGAGAAAGCGCAGATCGAAAAGATGGGCGGCCTCGACAAGCTGATGGAGCGCCTGAAGGAACTGCTCGACGAGCAGAAAGGCCGTCACGAAGGCGGCAACAAATGGATCGGCACGGGCGGCACGTCGCCGTTCGGCAATGGCGGCTACAACCCGGAAGGCATCCGCATTGGCGGCGAGTCGTCGGGCAGCCGGACGGCCACCAAGGTGTGGGACCAGCGCGCCTACCGCGACTATGACGATCAGGTCGAAATCGGCACGCGCAACATCAAGGTCGCGCTGCGCCGCCTGCGGCGTTTCGCGCGCGAAGGCGCCGCCGAAGAACTCGATCTGCCCGACACGATCCGCAGCACGGCCGCGAACGCCGGCTGGCTCGACCTCAAGATGGTCCCGGAGCGGCACAACAACGTGAAGGTGCTGATGCTGCTCGACGTCGGCGGATCGATGGACGATCACATCAAGCGCACGGAAGAGCTGTTCTCGGCCGCGAAAGCCGAGTTCAAGCACCTCGAGTTCTACTACTTCCACAACTGCGTCTACGATTTTTTGTGGAAGAACAACCGCCGCCGCCATGTCGAGCGGATGGCGACGTGGGACGTGCTGCACAAGTTCACGCCCGACTACAAGCTGATCTTCGTCGGCGACGCGACGATGAGCCCGTACGAAGTCCTTCAGGCGGGCGGTTCGGTCGAATACAACAACGCCGAAGCGGGCGCCGTCTGGCTGCGGCGGCTCGCCGACCATTTCCCGCATCACGCGTGGCTGAACCCGGAACCGGAAGGCTTGTGGGAATACCGGCAGTCGGTTTCGGTTATACGTGAAGTGCTCGGCCACCGGATGTATCCGCTCACGCTCGCCGGCCTCGAAACGGCGATGCGCACGCTAAGCAAGTAA
- a CDS encoding benzoate/H(+) symporter BenE family transporter has product MTSSSPDFSRAARTPLRPFADTSLSALVAGFVAMMTGYTSSLVLMFQAGRAAHLSDAQISSWIWALSMGMALCTIGLSLRFRAPIVVAWSTPGAALLVSSLPHVAYPEAIGAFVVCALLLTLIGLTGWFDTLMKRMPAGIAAALLAGILFEIGIEIFRAAQFQTALVLAMFFTYLVIKRFAPRYAIPATLVVGTAVAGALGLLDFSRFHVAFAVPVLTLPAFSLSAVISIGIPLFVVAMASQNVPGIAVLRADGYQTPSAPLIATTGAASLLLAPFGSHGVNLAAITAAICTGREAHEDGNKRYMAAVWCGVFYLIAGIFGATIAALFGSLPKALVVSVAALALFGSIMSGLTNAMQDARQREAALVTFMVTASGLTLLSIGSAFWGLVAGLVTHGVLNARRG; this is encoded by the coding sequence ATGACCTCTTCCTCCCCCGACTTCTCCCGCGCCGCGCGCACGCCGCTGCGGCCATTCGCCGATACGTCCCTGTCCGCGCTCGTCGCCGGTTTCGTCGCGATGATGACGGGCTACACCAGTTCGCTCGTGCTGATGTTCCAGGCGGGCCGCGCCGCGCATCTGAGCGATGCGCAGATTTCTTCGTGGATCTGGGCGCTGTCGATGGGCATGGCGCTCTGCACGATCGGCCTGTCGCTGCGGTTTCGCGCGCCCATCGTGGTCGCATGGTCGACGCCGGGCGCGGCGCTGCTCGTTTCGTCGCTGCCGCACGTCGCTTATCCCGAGGCGATTGGCGCGTTCGTCGTGTGCGCGCTGCTGCTGACGCTGATCGGCCTCACCGGCTGGTTCGACACGCTGATGAAGCGTATGCCGGCAGGCATCGCGGCCGCGCTGCTGGCGGGCATCCTGTTCGAGATCGGCATCGAGATTTTCCGCGCTGCGCAATTCCAGACGGCGCTCGTGCTGGCGATGTTCTTCACCTACCTCGTCATCAAGCGTTTTGCGCCGCGCTATGCGATTCCGGCGACGCTCGTCGTCGGCACGGCCGTTGCAGGCGCGCTCGGGCTGCTCGATTTCAGCCGCTTTCATGTGGCCTTCGCCGTGCCTGTGTTGACGCTGCCCGCGTTTTCGCTGTCGGCGGTGATCAGCATCGGCATTCCGCTGTTCGTCGTGGCGATGGCGTCGCAGAACGTGCCGGGCATCGCCGTGCTGCGCGCGGACGGCTACCAGACGCCGTCCGCGCCGCTGATCGCGACGACGGGCGCGGCTTCGCTGCTGCTCGCGCCGTTCGGCTCGCACGGCGTGAACCTCGCGGCGATCACGGCCGCCATCTGCACTGGGCGCGAAGCGCACGAAGACGGGAACAAGCGCTATATGGCGGCCGTCTGGTGCGGCGTGTTCTATCTGATCGCGGGCATTTTCGGCGCGACGATCGCCGCGCTGTTCGGCTCGCTGCCGAAGGCGTTGGTGGTGTCGGTGGCGGCGCTCGCGCTGTTCGGCTCCATCATGAGCGGCCTCACCAACGCGATGCAGGACGCACGGCAGCGCGAAGCCGCGCTCGTCACGTTCATGGTGACGGCGTCCGGCCTGACGTTGCTGTCGATCGGTTCCGCGTTCTGGGGACTCGTCGCGGGGCTGGTGACGCATGGCGTGCTGAACGCACGGCGCGGCTGA